A stretch of the Capsicum annuum cultivar UCD-10X-F1 chromosome 10, UCD10Xv1.1, whole genome shotgun sequence genome encodes the following:
- the LOC124887771 gene encoding uncharacterized protein LOC124887771, translating into MGIYSGEVDMENKKKVEVSNPFDAPEVKDVGKVNKGEAENVDNVKEIDVEKKLKNTKSALIKWSKEKFDNTFQEIATPEDIIKVREKQFEENPSGENRENLFKAHAEINMQLKREEDFWRQKSGFEWFKDGERNTKFFHTIEIISEIRKRGKPPNMLIKQDLMKAYDRVEWLFLTKVLRYLDFSEVIIYMVYRLLENNWYSTLLNCQPKGSFKSSRGLKQSDPLSPTLFIIAAEVLSMNLKVVMQKREFKLFGMPRESHKLNYLAFADDMIILCKAEVKTLQMVIEALDRYEEVSGQKINKEKSAIYLHKSVSNRVGVMAEVVTGILRKEFPFTYLGCPIFFT; encoded by the exons ATGGGCATATATTCAGGAGAGGTGGATATGGAGAATAAAAAGAAAGTGGAGGTATCTAATCCTTTTGATGCACCAGAAGTTAAAGATGTAGGTAAAGTTAATAAAGGAGAGGCAGAGAATGTTGACAATGTCAAAGAAATAGATGTTGAGAAA AAATTGAAGAACACAAAATCAGCTCTCATAAAATGGAGTAAAGAGAAATTTGATAATACATTCCAGGAAATTGCAACACCGGAAGATATTATCAAAGTAAGGGAAAAGCAATTTGAAGAGAATCCTTCTGGAGAAAATAGAGAAAACCTGTTCAAGGCACATGCTGAGATAAATATGCAACTTAAAAGGGAAGAAGATTTTTGGAGGCAAAAGTCAGGATTTGAATGGTTTAAAGATGGGGAGAGGAATACCAAGTTCTTCCATACAAtt gaaattatttcagaaataagaaaaagaggtAAACCTCCAAACATGTTAATCAAGCAAGATTTGATGAAAGCTTATGACAGGGTGGAGTGGCTTTTTCTAACAAAAGTGTTGAGGTATTTAGATTTTTCTGAAGTTATAATATACATGGTGTACAGACTCTTGGAGAATAACTGGTACTCAACACTACTTAATTGTCAGCCTAAGGGTTCCTTCAAATCCTCAAGAGGATTGAAACAAAGTGATCCTCTATCACCTACCTTGTTTATAATAGCAGCAGAAGTGTTATCAATGAATTTAAAGGTTGTGATGCAGAAAAGAGAGTTTAAACTGTTCGGCATGCCAAGAGAAAGtcataaattaaattatctagcTTTTGCTGATGATATGATCATCTTATGTAAAGCTGAGGTAAAAACATTACAGATGGTGATTGAAGCACTGGATAGGTATGAAGAGGTGTCAGGACAGAagataaacaaagaaaaaagtgcAATTTACTTGCACAAAAGTGTTTCAAATAGAGTTGGAGTAATGGCAGAGGTAGTTACTGGCATATTAAGGAAAGAATTCCCTTTCACTTATCTTGGATGCCCCATTTTTTTTACATGA